Proteins encoded together in one Plasmodium brasilianum strain Bolivian I chromosome 4, whole genome shotgun sequence window:
- a CDS encoding pantothenate transporter translates to MNKGSYMGGRNNAQTESNILVEETETLVGSYPFNNVLDDHLKKSNSGVNNSGNVIKKKKSNNNNNNNSAFHKSLAVVNVAAGLDGCDDQLLPASFRALEADLNLHPSLLGYITLAQTLMLSLFSPIWGFLSDKYSRKWMLVFGTALWGVATVLLAHINDFAQILFFRAINGLALGSIGPISQSILADAAKNESLGLSFGLVQLSSSIGRLIGGVVTTTVALKYFAGIRGWRLCFMLVGILSILLSIVVTLFVDDAPRQVRKKPKTEYLDEDNNTYGSTNTIGGTTEGRISAKHTQSYILYRNVIELLKDSLSKRSIIIILLEGFTGTIPWLALSFNTMFFQYCGLSDLQAAIITGFLLIGSALGGVIGGHFGDIMHDISNKHGRPFLGQLAMFGRVPLVVLTYLIIPKTKESFELFALSCFFLGLSSIAGVAVNRPIVSDIIRPDYRGTVFSLTIAVEGVGSSLIGAPLFGYLAEKVFKYENNNLLISEMPEEIRKNNAEALSKTLLYLTVVPWILSFVFYSLLHFTYGKEYAQMNEIIETEYKYDDEDEETIAEKLKM, encoded by the coding sequence ATGAATAAAGGTTCATATATGGGTGGTAGAAACAATGCACAGACGGAGAGCAATATATTAGTCGAGGAAACAGAGACGCTTGTAGGTTCCTATCCTTTTAATAATGTGTTAGATGACCACTTGAAAAAGAGTAACTCAGGTGTAAATAATAGTGGGaacgtaataaaaaaaaaaaaaagtaataataataataataataattctgcATTTCATAAATCACTCGCTGTGGTAAATGTAGCAGCAGGTTTAGATGGATGTGATGATCAATTATTACCAGCAAGTTTCAGAGCATTAGAAGCAGATTTAAATTTACATCCTTCTTTATTAGGGTATATTACATTAGCTCAAACATTAATGTTAAGTTTATTTAGTCCTATATGGGGTTTTTTATCAGATAAATATTCAAGAAAGTGGATGCTTGTTTTTGGAACTGCTTTATGGGGTGTAGCTACAGTACTTCTAGCACACATAAATGATTTTGctcaaattttattttttagagcTATAAATGGTTTAGCGTTAGGTAGTATTGGTCCAATTTCTCAAAGTATATTAGCAGATGCTGCAAAAAATGAATCCTTAGGATTATCTTTCGGTCTAGTACAATTATCTTCAAGTATTGGCAGATTAATTGGAGGAGTTGTAACAACAACTGTggcattaaaatattttgcagGTATTAGAGGTTGGAGGTTATGTTTTATGCTTGTTGGTATATTGAGTATATTACTTAGTATCGTAGTAACTTTATTTGTAGATGATGCACCAAGACAAGTAAGGAAAAAACCTAAAACTGAATATTTAGATGAAGATAATAATACCTATGGTAGTACAAATACAATAGGAGGAACGACAGAGGGTAGAATAAGTGCAAAACATACacaatcatatatattatatcgaAATGTTATTGAATTACTTAAAGATAGTTTATCAAAAAGAAGTATTATCATAATTCTTTTAGAAGGGTTTACAGGTACAATTCCATGGTTAGCTTTAAGTTTTAATACAATGTTTTTTCAATATTGTGGATTAAGTGACTTACAAGCAGCTATCATAACTGGATTTTTACTTATCGGATCAGCATTAGGAGGAGTTATAGGTGGACATTTTGGGGATATAATGCATGATATTTCTAATAAACATGGAAGACCATTTTTAGGTCAACTAGCTATGTTTGGACGAGTACCACTTGTTGTATTAACATATCTTATCATAccaaaaacaaaagaaagttttgaattatttgccttatcttgtttttttcttgGTCTATCATCAATTGCAGGTGTAGCAGTTAATAGACCAATCGTATCAGATATTATTAGACCAGATTATAGAGGAACCGTATTTTCATTAACCATAGCAGTTGAAGGAGTAGGTTCATCACTTATAGGTGCACCATTATTTGGTTATTTAGCAGAAAAAGTTTTTAagtatgaaaataataatttattaatatctgAAATGCCAGAagaaattagaaaaaataatgccGAGGCACTTTCCAAAACATTGCTTTACCTTACTGTTGTACCATGGATTTTATCCTTTGTCTTTTATAGTCTTCTACATTTTACCTATGGTAAGGAATATGCACAGATGAACGAAATTATAGAAACTGAGTACAAATACGATGATGAAGACGAGGAAACAATTGCAGAGAAGCTAAAAATGTGA
- a CDS encoding pentafunctional AROM polypeptide produces MLKTNGSILPPRIKCNDVDTLNVYIEDDLKLFFENFQKEEKRNDKYVIIADCNIFLKERSTFFLILTVLLTKGEARRGSSSKESYIHINENYKLDKKLSICSTDIIYCSGAVDQDGVGVVGADGVVDRGYDGYCCCRGLDQISNRSACSNDIYTNISYTMCNKKCGPKCNEKYSEGGRNKGRTTNSSVEMIKHKNILSENKKRNRSDVEKYVQEENTISEKFKGIIKQMINNHGTGSFEIGNVLIIVLNMKKYLDKSEKCKEFGKMLQEISISSKNELICFADTNIMDLLHFTYHLYFKGKKLHLFPLDFSTAIKAACDTNSCSDGSISGAHGTVALHSFEVYILTSLFKTSNAKEHKRGLSEALRLAILNDKNMFIRIKKNDLNYFVKNLKYFLNKCILNIRDIIKKGENNAKYIHVLSFGNTIGNAIKNVIKNSPGCTYINDRDYINYGIFYELKIMYELHAIDMLLLLNIEEIMIKYKLKYKLDSNFVNYYTNDIITYLHKTHSSTTNEIPLVHILNINKVQKNVLVQTPLSIILKVFYPFICLSPFQNILTTSAQEGEFIGIVNEDRDGMIHTSTTIDMVQKKKEHTNSKINYVYLQGVGNKSQIIRIIYVSTMGRQNVRIENMNLCFDVIVFIKILKDLNFQIFLKKKKSNDIYTNVNRTVIRNCLFINGNVEQTVFLFKNFIFQKKIILNIYNSGTVCRFLLPLLCLYICKQNLKAKEEKKQLLKYIILKGDEQMESHRVINPLVNVVLKCFKYVKIKYLKKKNYLPICIYVKREIHESYTLFCSNDVAIDNYHSSQFVSSMLLISVYSETDTCIRLKFKKIHNCLNRSKKIKVKKEVKNFHFKIFRKRKIADLFIKKKKEKKKKITIFRKYIKRKEVSRFKCSYYTMLSICWSCNGKKCNSINKGSTLCCKCSSGPDFNFDENYRHPRKRYNWYNFGYPINEIRNRMNSSNFSTTSKAFIDLTVRVMKLWGVRVKMKRNNYTIKKNEKYLLYSNNNDSTSIRGIAGNRSSIKSRTSSRISRSGGNKNERFNNVHYKYASMINRIHHFNDSRHILFPGIHNKKEKTLVYSLHGRGEKSSKGSCDTCKQKGVDEVKKEVHNSPHEEYNCVMLKQKEKVDQINNKEKEEDKNISNDVTNDGRYTLVKNILRYEINNDLGLYFYFIIGSLIKRQNCVIFLKLNINRMKLKNVGKGYYKIETIDFQKNVLNYFLLNILLLLGINMYINMNDEKRKIYLLTSKRMNIKKKKIIRHLEKAIRNKWKRKNGYYKKRRRNIYTAACHGVNNSTCEHLSQGEYTFKYYIFEKIYMKYKIMHFRNVLLKIVVDAEYFSDDFFSICVLFCYYLLTHERENDTELLFKIKNIHNQNIKESIRILNAVLILKICFHNILFIFCDNNSIYITKTHHQIQNCLFFKCKREHWTLLCTSSDNNERRNNSSSRGSNSNNGNNNRRSRCKKKIFFNNSKYVINDDQKLCLYIDAKKDHRIIFMATILSLIFKNIIIDNSYEVEKSYPHFYEQARKYLEININYVNSDNVKFHNFEEVNNYNILNEQDSKSCVEVISSSIESHESTYSCTDASRSDVDMLKNYKSPTMSTEGNYRINTRSKKLINKDTNCNSLNHKMENNTCTEENFYKTNGAHIIHKKEINRTHRSTRGNLYFMNHEYWKTSNLNLKNVVMKKTKKCIHRKREPKGIINLCNLTNPMLQLHTCGSTGSIASEENELTVMRCGARKGIISRKWTFTVSNNGGSDSYSDSYSNSYSDSYSDSYSNSFMKCNEDPSNERSNECNEDHSNERSNGSSKWFERRGGTEEGYQTKLRLNLRERLRSGKSSSFLNKVKNQLNGDKTNLFLPSDTNYMRTYKYEEVKVNNGNVFYLLKEINNLNVHIICGIRNVGKSYLGHRIENSLVIDIDEYILNGQISFDKLTIDDFRFYEYITFVSALYLSYCLLTLKNYLWANISGSISCNDRGDVWSHIQSSMHGNDDKKNVFLCRAENSKVCINRSCVAVHAYFDNIFFCMENDIIFYNKKINDLYYNLKNKLLTCKNYDINSITIVLGGGIIEFYKSRQVLKKLKNVVLIKRNKRELCDICINDNVKPKLSGNIKEIINRRTVLFDELNSFHFSIPSEIKISSHIKNLKESRNKLIVSSFINFFNYKFFVKPTILDWGAIRTLSIHLKFFHSFDYELLRSSYDVVEIVYEHIGGTKDGQSEQKDGGGQRGCIEQSRCIERRCRGEELDMGVQHDQRGKNRKYAKNEEKLLALAIFIIRSYTTKPIAVKLHTSIFHAQFFKIKNRCTKLKKDGKKNVAHLFCNNLLNILYKYKINIVEVDIKFLKVVKYFLAHKKKKANIFFIISKHRNKVNKLKIKSDLNKLNIFHADLIKLTYNYASKSDKEFLSKTINAYNSHRLINTKLSRIKNVYNNTNQEISLYSCYVNNSFVFLYNNVTHLEYQKTNLRNLETGKNSKNIENHNYDENKKNRDFYHNNFMYGFYYQKVKSIISYVPTEGDK; encoded by the exons ATGTTAAAAACTAATGGATCTATTCTCCCCCCTCGAATAAAATGTAATGACGTTGATACacttaatgtatatatagaagACGATCTAAAACTTTTCTTTGAAAATTTCCAGaag gaagaaaaaagaaatgataaataCGTAATCATTGCTGactgtaatatttttttaaaagaacgttctacattttttctaATCTTGACAGTTCTTCTAACGAAAGGGGAAGCTAGACGGGGGAGTTCCTCAAAAGAATCGTACATACATAtcaatgaaaattataaattagaCAAAAAGTTAAGTATATGCAGCACAGATATAATATACTGTAGCGGAGCAGTAGACCAGGACGGCGTTGGTGTAGTTGGAGCAGATGGCGTAGTTGACAGAGGATACGACGGCTACTGCTGTTGCCGTGGTTTAGATCAGATTAGCAATAGATCTGCGTGTAGTAATGACATATACACAAACATTAGTTACACAATGTGCAATAAAAAATGTGGTCCAAaatgtaatgaaaaatattctgAAGGAGGGAGGAACAAAGGAAGGACCACTAACAGTAGTGTTGAAATgattaaacataaaaatatacttagcgaaaataaaaaaaggaatcgTAGTGATGtggaaaaatatgtacaggAGGAGAATACAATTTCTGAAAAATTCAAAGgaataattaaacaaatgaTTAATAATCATGGCACAGGATCATTCGAAATAGGtaatgttttaattattgttttgaatatgaaaaaatatcttGATAAATCAGAAAAATGCAAAGAATTTGGTAAAATGCTACAGGAAATTTCCATATCAAGCAAAAACGAACTGATTTGCTTTGCCGATACCAACATTATGGACCTTTTGCATTTTACGTATCATTTGTATTTCAAAG GGAAGAAACTGCACCTGTTTCCTCTGGACTTCAGCACTGCCATAAAAGCGGCATGTGATACAAACAGTTGTTCGGATGGTTCCATTTCAG GTGCACATGGCACAGTTGCTCTCCATTCCTTTGAGGTCTACATTCTTACCAGTCTTTTCAAAACGTCAAATGCGAAGGAACATAAACGTGGCCTGTCGGAAGCTCTGAGACTGGCAATCCtcaatgataaaaatatgttcataagaataaaaaaaaatgatttaaattatttcgtgaagaatttaaaatatttcctgAACAAAtgcatattaaatataagagatataataaaaaaaggggagaataatgcaaaatatatacacgttTTATCATTTGGAAATACCATCGGGAATGCAATAAAGAATGTAATAAAGAACTCACCTggttgtacatatataaatgataggGACTATATCAATTAtggtattttttatgaattaaaaattatgtatgaACTACATGCAATAGATATGCTattacttttaaatattgaAGAGATTATGATTAAGTAtaagttaaaatataaattagatagcaattttgttaattattaCACTAATGACATTATCACCTATTTACATAAAACCCACAGTTCAACTACAAATGAAATTCCCTTAgtgcatatattaaatataaacaaagtacaaaaaaatgtgttaGTTCAAACACCtttaagtattattttaaaagtcTTCTATCCCTTCATATGTTTATCCCcctttcaaaatatattaactacTAGTGCTCAAGAAGGGGAATTCATTGGTATTGTTAACGAAGACAGGGATGGTATGATCCACACATCAACTACAATTGATATGgtgcaaaagaaaaaagaacataCGAATAGCAAAATAAACTACGTATATTTACAAGGAGTAGGAAATAAATCGCAAATTATtcgtattatatatgttagtACCATGGGCAGACAAAATGTGCGaatagaaaatatgaatCTATGTTTTGATGTCATtgtgttcataaaaatattgaaagatttaaattttcaaatttttttaaaaaaaaaaaagagtaacgatatatatacaaatgtaaaTAGAACTGTGATACGAAATTGCTTGTTTATAAATGGAAATGTAGAACAAacagtttttttatttaaaaattttatttttcaaaagaaaataattcttaatatatacaacagTGGCACCGTTTGTCGTTTTCTTCTACCATTGctttgtttgtatatatgcaaacaGAATTTAAAGGCAAAAGAGGAGAAAAAACAATtgttgaaatatattattttaaaaggagATGAACAGATGGAATCCCATAGAGTTATAAATCCCTTAGTAAATGTTGTGCtcaaatgttttaaatatgtaaaaataaaatatttaaaaaaaaaaaattatttacctatatgcatatacgtaAAGAGAGAAATACACGAAAGTTACACACTCTTTTGTTCGAACGATGTAGCTATTGATAACTATCACTCGAGTCAATTCGTTTCCTCTATGTTGTTAATATCTGTATACTCTGAAACGGATACTTGTATTCgcttaaaatttaaaaaaatacacaacTGCCTAAATcgaagcaaaaaaataaaggttaaaaaagaagtaaaaaattttcattttaaaatttttcgaaaacgaaaaatagctgacttgttcataaaaaaaaaaaaggaaaaaaaaaaaaaaattaccatttttagaaagtacataaaaagaaaagaagtgTCAAGATTTAAATGTTCCTATTACACGATGTTGTCCATTTGTTGGAGTTGTAATGGTAAAAAGTGTAACAGTATTAATAAAGGATCAACACTATGTTGTAAATGTAGTAGTGGCCCAGATTTCAATTTCGACGAAAATTATAGACATCCCCGCAAGAGGTACAATTGGTACAATTTCGGCTATCCTATCAACGAAATAAGAAACAGAATGAATAGCTCAAATTTTAGCACCACCTCAAAGGCGTTCATAGATTTGACAGTTCGTGTAATGAAATTATGGGGGGTACGGgtcaaaatgaaaaggaataattatactattaaaaaaaatgagaaatatcttttatacagcaataataatgatagtaCTAGTATTAGGGGCATTGCAGGGAATAGAAGTAGTATCAAAAGCAGAACCAGCAGCAGAATCAGCAGGAGTGGTGGAAACAAAAACGAACGGTTTAACAACGTGCATTATAAATATGCGAGTATGATTAACAGAATTCACCATTTTAACGATTCGAGGCATATTCTTTTTCCAGGAATTCacaacaaaaaggaaaagacgCTCGTGTATTCTTTACACGGAAGGGGGGAAAAAAGTAGTAAAGGATCGTGCGATACATGCAAGCAGAAGGGTGTAGATGAAGTCAAAAAAGAGGTACATAATAGTCCCCATGAGGAGTATAATTGTGTTATgctaaaacaaaaagaaaaagtggaccaaataaataacaaagaGAAGGAAGAAGATAAAAACATAAGTAATGATGTAACAAATGATGGTAGATACACCCTCGTAAAGAACATATTACGGTACGAAATAAATAACGACCTAGGtctatatttctattttattattggcAGTCTGATCAAGAGACAGAATTGTgttatctttttaaaattaaatataaacagaatgaaattaaaaaatgtaggTAAAGGTTATTACAAAATAGAGACGATagattttcaaaaaaatgttttaaattattttcttttaaatattttgttactaCTTGggataaatatgtatataaacatgaatgatgaaaaaagaaaaatttatttattgacatcaaaaagaatgaatattaagaaaaaaaaaattattagacATTTGGAAAAAGCTATAAGGAATAAATGGAAGAGGAAAAATgggtattataaaaaaaggcgtagaaatatatatactgcaGCCTGTCATGGTGTTAATAATTCAACTTGTGAACATCTCTCTCAGGGGGAATATACTTtcaaatattacatttttgaaaagatatatatgaaatacaaaattatgcACTTCAGAAATGTACTCCTCAAGATAGTAGTAGATGCGGAATACTTTTCCGACgactttttttctatttgtgttttattttgctattaCTTATTAACGCATGAGAGGGAGAACGATACAGAACTACTgtttaagataaaaaatatacataaccAAAATATTAAGGAGTCCATACGAATCTTAAACGCTGTGCTCATCCTAAAAATATGCTTTCATAATATCCTCTTCATATTCTGTGATAATAACAGCATATACATTACTAAGACGCACCACCAGATACAAAATTGCCTCTTCTTCAAGTGCAAACGCGAGCACTGGACCTTACTTTGCACTAGTTCCGACAATAATGAGAGGAGGAATAATAGTAGCAGTAGAGGTAGCAATAGCAACAACGGTAATAATAATCGCCGCAGTcggtgcaaaaaaaaaatatttttcaacaACTCCAAATATGTGATAAATGATGATCAAAAACTGTGCCTATATATAGATGCCAAAAAGGATcatagaattatttttatggcTACTATTTTAtcacttatttttaaaaatatcataattgATAATTCATACGAAGTTGAAAAAAGTTATCctcatttttatgaacaggcaagaaaatatttagaaataaatattaactaTGTCAATTCGGATAATGTcaaatttcataattttgaaGAAGTAAACAATTACAATATACTGAATGAGCAGGATAGCAAATCATGCGTTGAAGTTATATCCTCTTCTATAGAGTCCCATGAGAGTACCTATTCATGTACCGATGCTTCAAGAAGTGATGTAGacatgttaaaaaattataaatcgCCTACCATGTCTACTGAGGGTAATTATAGAATTAATACTAGATCCAAAAAACTCATAAATAAAGACACAAACTGTAACTCTTTAAAtcataaaatggaaaataatacatgtacagaggaaaatttttataaaacaaatggTGCTCATATAATCcacaaaaaagaaatcaaTCGCACTCACAGAAGTACTAGGGGGAATCTCTATTTTATGAATCATGAATATTGGAAGACCTCTAACTTgaacttaaaaaatgtagtgatgaaaaaaacaaaaaaatgcatacataGAAAAAGGGAACCTAAAGGGATTATAAACTTGTGTAACCTCACCAATCCTATGCTGCAACTACACACATGTGGAAGTACAGGCAGCATTGCATCCGAAGAAAATGAACTGACCGTTATGCGTTGTGGGGCACGGAAGGGAATCATTTCGAGGAAATGGACATTCACAGTGAGTAACAATGGTGGTAGCGATAGTTATAGCGATAGTTATAGCAATAGTTATAGCGATAGTTATAGCGATAGTTATAGCAATAGTTTTATGAAATGCAACGAGGATCCCAGTAATGAACGAAGCAACGAATGCAACGAAGACCATAGTAACGAACGCAGTAACGGGTCGAGTAAATGGTTCGAGCGAAGGGGGGGAACAGAAGAAGGGTACCAAACAAAATTGCGCTTAAATCTACGTGAAAGGCTAAGAAGCGGCAAAAGTAGTAGCTTTCTAAATAAGGTAAAAAATCAGTTAAATGGtgataaaacaaatttatttttaccatcAGACACTAATTATATgagaacatataaatatgaagaagtaaaagtaaataacGGGAACGTTTTTTACTTACTGAAGGAAATTAATAATCTAAATGTACACATAATTTGTGGCATTAGGAATGTAGGGAAAAGCTACCTCGGCCATAGAATAGAAAACAGCTTAGTAATTGATATAGATGAATACATATTAAACGGACAAATCAGCTTTGATAAACTTACCATTGACGATTTTCGGTTCTACGAGTACATAACCTTCGTCTCTGCCTTGTATTTGTCCTACTGCCTGTTGACcctgaaaaattatttatgggCCAATATTAGCGGAAGTATTAGCTGTAATGATAGGGGTGATGTATGGTCCCATATTCAAAGCAGTATGCACGGGAACGATGACAAAAAAAACGTCTTTCTCTGTAGAGCGGAAAATTCGAAGGTGTGTATTAACAGATCATGTGTAGCGGTACATGCATATTtcgataatatatttttttgtatggaaaatgatatcattttttacaacaaaaaaataaatgatttatattacaacttaaaaaacaaattgcTAACAtgcaaaaattatgatataaataGCATAACAATAGTTTTAGGAGGAGGAATAATAGAATTTTATAAGTCAAGgcaagttttaaaaaaattgaaaaatgtggtactaattaaaagaaacaaaagaGAATTATgtgatatatgtataaatgataaTGTAAAACCAAAGCTAAGTGGAAATATAAAGGAAATAATTAACAGAAGAACTGTTTTGTTTGATGAGTTAAATTCCTTTCATTTTTCCATACCAtcagaaattaaaataagtagtcatataaagaatttaaaGGAATCAAGAAATAAACTAATTGTTAGTAGTTTTATCAACttctttaattataaattttttgtaaagcCTACCATTCTTGACTGGGGTGCTATTCGTACGTTGTCCATCcatctaaaattttttcattctttcgACTACGAATTATTGCGGTCATCGTACGACGTTGTTGAAATTGTTTACGAGCATATTGGTGGTACGAAGGATGGTCAAAGTGAGCAAAAGGATGGGGGTGGACAGAGAGGCTGTATCGAACAGAGTCGCTGCATTGAACGGAGATGCCGTGGAGAAGAGCTAGACATGGGTGTACAACATGACCAAAGAgggaaaaatagaaaatatgccaaaaatgaagaaaaattattagcgctagcaatttttattatccgGTCGTATACCACAAAACCTATCGCGGTTAAATTGCACACCTCAATTTTTCATGCacaattttttaagataaaaaatagatgCACGAAATTGAAGAAGGATGGCAAAAAAAATGTAGCACACCTCTTTTGTAATAACttattaaacattttatataaatacaaaattaatatcGTAGAAGttgatataaaatttttaaaagttgtaaaatatttcctagcgcataaaaaaaaaaaagcaaatattttttttattatttcaaaacatagaaataaagtaaataaattaaaaataaaaagcgaTTTAAATAAGTTGAATATATTCCATGCTgatttgataaaattaaCTTATAACTATGCTTCCAAGTCTGATAAAGAATTTTTGAGTAAAacaataaatgcatataactCACACAGGTTAATAAACACCAAATTGTCTCGCATTAAAaacgtatataataatacgaATCAGGAAATCTCACTGTATAGCTGTTAtgttaataattcttttgtttttttatataataatgtaacaCATTTGGAATATCAGAAAACGAACTTGAGAAATTTGGAAACAggaaaaaattcaaaaaatatagaaaatcataattatgatgaaaacaaaaaaaatagagatttttaccataataattttatgtacgGTTTTTATTAccaaaaagtaaaaagtattatttcGTATGTACCCACGGAAGGTGATAAATAA
- a CDS encoding cysteine desulfuration protein SufE, translating to MNSKKIKKICFIYIQIIICLCSILIKSIKNGKYMNHNTNKENILRITKKGILLYRKKKIQKSKHDSLLYIKNYKLRNGKGKNVLKDIFNQLVGNQSPENSNIEYYNLTPKLKKTKSTSNIDGEEVSTYARRIKKQGKPGFGEGKQNEIRPFYAGCQSTVYIYPKVESCDGKKIIAWLGDSDGLLTKGIVYILVDGLSGYTPEEILKVNPNFITLTGISEFLTMSRINGYLNIMNKIKAFSTNIMKSNGR from the exons ATGAATagtaagaaaataaaaaaaatttgctttatatatatacaaattattatatgcttatgttcaattttaattaagtctatcaaaaatggaaaatatatgaaccATAATACTAACAAAGAAAATATCTTaagaattacaaaaaaaggaattttattatatagaaaaaaaaaaatacaaaaatctAAACACGATtcattgttatatataaaaaattataaactaAGAAATGGGAAAGgcaaaaatgttttaaaggATATCTTTAACCAATTAGTCGGAAATCAGTCTCCTGAAAATTCAAATATTGAATACTATAACTTAACgccaaaattaaaaaaaacg aagTCAACAAGTAATATTGATGGGGAAGAAGTGTCCACATATGCccgaagaattaaaaaacagGGAAAACCAGGTTTTGGTGAgggaaaacaaaatgaaattcGGCCTTTTTACGCA GGGTGCCAATCAACAGTGTATATCTACCCGAAAGTGGAATCGTGTGatgggaaaaaaattattgcatGGCTAGGTGATTCGG ACGGATTATTAACTAAAGGCatagtttatattttagttGATGGTTTGAGCGGGTATACCCcagaagaaatattaaaggTAAACCCTAATTTTATTACGCTAACTGGTATTTCGGAATTTTTAACAATGAGCAGAATAAATGGATATTTAAAcattatgaacaaaataaaggcATTTTCCACAAATATTATGAAGAGTAATGGACGCtga